A part of Streptomyces sp. NBC_01451 genomic DNA contains:
- a CDS encoding PPA1309 family protein, whose protein sequence is MSNTPMAANPLTRAVLEIDEYASGLGWDQPARLFALVDTARLRVQEPALAAQLGLADEQATTTGLTPIEQDEIPAGKPLDEFLATIAWPDAVVGCALTVERLMLPPSAEASVPSGLSEKKLAAWVAAHPDRQEVRMTVAVLRDGTRDSAVRLREKDAATEVLTGSGLVPGLAEALSATFAD, encoded by the coding sequence ATGTCCAACACTCCCATGGCGGCGAACCCGCTCACCCGGGCCGTACTCGAGATCGACGAGTACGCCTCCGGCCTCGGCTGGGACCAGCCGGCCCGCCTCTTCGCTCTCGTCGACACCGCCCGCCTGCGGGTCCAGGAACCCGCTCTCGCAGCCCAGCTCGGCCTGGCGGACGAGCAGGCGACCACCACCGGTCTCACCCCGATCGAGCAGGACGAGATCCCGGCGGGCAAGCCGCTGGACGAGTTCCTCGCCACCATCGCCTGGCCGGACGCTGTGGTCGGCTGCGCCCTCACCGTCGAGCGCCTGATGCTCCCGCCGTCCGCGGAGGCGTCGGTTCCGTCAGGACTGAGCGAGAAGAAGCTGGCGGCCTGGGTCGCCGCGCACCCGGACCGCCAGGAGGTCCGGATGACGGTCGCGGTCCTGCGCGACGGCACACGGGACTCGGCGGTGCGCCTGCGCGAGAAGGACGCGGCCACAGAGGTGCTGACGGGCTCGGGCCTGGTACCGGGCCTGGCGGAAGCGCTGTCGGCGACGTTCGCGGACTAA